In Deltaproteobacteria bacterium, a genomic segment contains:
- a CDS encoding M48 family metalloprotease yields MRKQYICITMIMLACFSVMYSCAQMVQVGTGAGQHMGIISAQNKALIDETATKTFKALRPMTEKEEYILGRAVAATILNQYTLDQDQGLTEYVNQVGQALALSSDVPITYGGYHFAVLATEEVNALSCPGGIIFISRGMLNRASNEEELASILAHEIAHVNHRDGVKAIKSSRWAEVVAALGTNIAGRYGPQNLTNLTQLFEGSVDDIVKTMVVNGYSRQQEKDADRSALILLQRVGYDPNSFADYLEKLAREQEAGSRKGFFSTHPAMTDRLAIVNDIIAQNNWQRAAHTIRDQRYASLR; encoded by the coding sequence ATGAGAAAACAATATATCTGTATAACCATGATCATGCTTGCATGTTTCTCTGTAATGTATAGCTGTGCTCAGATGGTCCAGGTAGGCACAGGTGCCGGACAGCACATGGGAATCATTTCCGCTCAGAATAAGGCGTTGATTGATGAAACAGCCACAAAGACATTTAAAGCATTACGGCCGATGACGGAAAAGGAAGAATATATTCTGGGGCGGGCTGTGGCGGCAACTATCCTCAACCAATACACACTTGACCAGGATCAGGGTTTAACCGAATACGTCAACCAGGTCGGACAGGCGCTTGCCTTGTCGTCCGATGTCCCCATCACCTATGGCGGATATCACTTTGCAGTACTTGCAACGGAAGAAGTGAATGCACTCTCCTGTCCCGGTGGAATCATATTCATCAGTCGCGGCATGCTCAACAGGGCGAGCAATGAAGAGGAACTCGCATCGATCCTTGCCCACGAGATCGCTCATGTCAATCATCGCGATGGTGTAAAAGCGATAAAGAGTTCCCGATGGGCTGAAGTGGTGGCGGCTCTGGGCACCAATATTGCCGGCAGATACGGACCGCAAAATCTGACAAATCTGACTCAGCTCTTTGAAGGTTCTGTCGATGATATTGTGAAGACCATGGTCGTCAACGGCTACAGCCGGCAGCAGGAGAAAGATGCCGACCGAAGCGCCCTTATCCTACTCCAACGGGTAGGCTATGACCCTAACAGCTTCGCCGATTACCTCGAAAAACTCGCTCGCGAACAGGAAGCCGGTTCACGGAAAGGGTTCTTTTCCACTCATCCGGCAATGACGGATCGTCTTGCAATTGTAAACGATATCATTGCTCAGAATAACTGGCAGCGAGCTGCACATACCATAAGAGACCAGCGATACGCTTCATTGCGGTGA